In one window of Tenacibaculum mesophilum DNA:
- a CDS encoding TolC family protein, translated as MKRLYILFLLLSFIATAQDNLSTQLSLEEYLGYVKKHHPVIKQAELITSTNEAKLLKARGGFDPKIEVDYDRKEFKGKDYYKKLNSTFKIPTWYGIELKGSYENNSGQYLNPEHNTPEKGLYNVGVSVSLAKNLFINKRMATLKQAKLYTQQGKLEQQLLVNDILFEAINTYLNWLQYYQSYNIYKDYYANADIRLKNIKKSFTAGDKPAIDTLEANINLKNRKLDLEKANIKYIKSKLELSNYLWIGNNIPMEIKEEIIPDSSTFSNIDIILNTSVTTLFDNEFENHPKLKLLELKKRNLEINKQLKVNNLLPKVDFQYNFLASKVDNFDAFSTANYKNSLQVSIPLFLRKSRGDLKLAKLKLQDIDFEIASTKVSLQNKITATKQKITSYKKQNDILKNLVKDYHTIVKSEERKFSLGESSIFLINYREVKLIESKLKEIKNQYEYAKTKGKLIKLIGELNNL; from the coding sequence ATGAAAAGGCTATACATCCTTTTTTTGTTACTAAGCTTTATAGCTACAGCACAAGATAATTTAAGTACTCAACTTAGTTTAGAAGAGTATTTAGGTTATGTAAAGAAACACCATCCCGTTATTAAACAAGCGGAACTTATTACAAGTACCAATGAGGCTAAATTATTAAAAGCTAGAGGTGGTTTTGACCCTAAAATAGAAGTAGATTACGACAGAAAAGAGTTTAAAGGTAAAGACTATTACAAAAAGTTAAACTCAACCTTTAAAATTCCGACTTGGTATGGAATAGAACTAAAAGGTAGTTATGAGAATAATTCTGGTCAATATTTAAACCCTGAACACAATACTCCAGAAAAAGGACTATATAATGTTGGTGTATCGGTTTCTTTAGCAAAAAACTTATTCATTAATAAAAGAATGGCTACTTTAAAACAAGCTAAACTCTACACACAGCAAGGTAAACTAGAACAACAGTTACTCGTTAACGATATTTTATTTGAAGCCATCAACACCTATTTAAACTGGTTACAGTACTACCAAAGTTATAATATTTATAAAGATTATTATGCCAATGCTGATATCAGACTAAAGAACATAAAAAAAAGTTTTACAGCAGGTGATAAACCAGCTATTGATACTTTAGAAGCTAACATCAATTTAAAAAACAGAAAGTTAGACCTAGAAAAAGCAAATATTAAATACATTAAATCTAAGTTAGAGCTTTCTAATTATTTATGGATAGGCAATAATATTCCTATGGAAATAAAAGAGGAAATAATTCCTGATAGTAGCACTTTTTCTAATATTGATATTATTCTAAATACTTCTGTAACCACCTTATTTGATAATGAGTTTGAAAACCATCCTAAGTTAAAGTTACTAGAGTTAAAGAAAAGAAACCTAGAAATAAATAAGCAACTAAAAGTAAACAACCTATTACCTAAAGTAGATTTTCAGTATAACTTCCTTGCTTCAAAAGTGGATAATTTTGATGCTTTTAGCACCGCTAATTATAAAAATTCTCTTCAAGTTAGCATTCCTCTATTCTTGCGTAAATCTAGAGGAGATTTAAAACTTGCTAAGCTAAAACTACAAGATATCGACTTTGAAATTGCATCAACTAAAGTTTCTTTACAAAACAAAATAACGGCTACCAAGCAAAAAATTACATCATACAAAAAACAAAATGATATTTTAAAAAACCTTGTGAAAGACTATCATACAATTGTAAAGAGTGAAGAACGTAAATTTTCTTTAGGAGAAAGCTCTATTTTTTTAATTAACTATAGAGAAGTAAAATTAATAGAAAGTAAATTGAAAGAAATTAAAAACCAGTACGAATACGCTAAAACTAAAGGAAAACTCATAAAGCTTATAGGAGAGCTAAATAATTTATAA
- a CDS encoding HlyD family secretion protein has product MLNISKNTVSDQIDITKFKSGKEIFNKEYHKLFKSFLLVFSVILIIILFLPWTQNVSSEGLVTTLKPNQRPQTLQSQIPGRIEEWFVQEGDFVKKGDTILRISEIKSGYFDTKLAERTGKQLNSKTLSAKAYNNKISALQNQIIAIKRERKLKLEQAKNKLKQAYLKAKSDSIDFEAIKIKQKIAQTQFDRTVTLEKEGLKAVKDVEEKRAKLQELSAKLISQENKFFTSKNNIINAQLAISSTQASYADKLSKTESSLYSAQSGAYEADVQVSKLETSLANYNKRSSLLFITAPQDGYINKAIKSGIGETFKEGEKLVNIMPANYDLAVEMYIQPIDLPLIHIGEEVRVEFDGWPAMVFSGWPNVSYGTYGAKIVAIENFISSNGKYRVLIVPNEKEEPWPKAIRVGSGAKTIALLENVPIWFELWRQINSFPPNFYQPDNKGGDKKAKKEE; this is encoded by the coding sequence ATGTTAAATATATCAAAAAATACAGTTTCGGACCAAATAGATATTACGAAATTCAAATCTGGAAAAGAAATTTTTAACAAAGAGTATCATAAGTTATTTAAAAGCTTTTTATTAGTTTTTTCTGTAATTTTAATAATCATTTTATTTCTACCCTGGACACAAAATGTATCTAGCGAAGGGCTTGTTACTACGTTAAAACCTAACCAAAGACCACAAACATTACAATCTCAAATACCTGGGCGTATAGAAGAATGGTTTGTACAAGAAGGTGATTTTGTTAAAAAAGGAGATACTATTTTAAGAATTTCTGAGATAAAAAGTGGTTATTTTGATACTAAGCTTGCCGAAAGAACTGGTAAACAGTTAAACTCTAAAACACTTTCTGCTAAAGCATATAACAATAAGATTAGTGCCTTGCAAAATCAGATTATAGCTATTAAAAGAGAACGTAAATTAAAACTAGAGCAAGCAAAAAACAAATTAAAACAAGCCTACTTAAAAGCTAAAAGTGATAGTATTGATTTTGAAGCTATTAAAATTAAGCAAAAAATAGCTCAAACTCAATTTGATAGAACTGTTACCTTAGAAAAAGAAGGTTTAAAAGCTGTAAAGGATGTTGAAGAAAAAAGAGCAAAACTTCAAGAGTTATCCGCTAAATTAATTTCTCAAGAAAACAAATTCTTTACTTCTAAAAACAATATTATTAATGCACAATTAGCTATTAGTAGTACACAAGCTTCTTATGCTGATAAATTATCTAAAACAGAAAGCAGCTTGTATAGTGCACAATCTGGTGCTTATGAAGCTGATGTTCAAGTTTCAAAACTTGAAACTAGCTTAGCTAATTACAACAAGCGAAGCTCTTTATTATTTATTACTGCTCCACAAGACGGTTACATTAATAAAGCTATAAAATCTGGTATTGGTGAAACTTTTAAAGAAGGTGAAAAATTAGTAAACATTATGCCTGCAAATTACGATTTAGCTGTTGAAATGTATATACAACCTATAGATTTACCTCTAATTCATATTGGTGAAGAGGTACGTGTTGAGTTTGATGGTTGGCCCGCAATGGTTTTTAGTGGCTGGCCTAATGTATCATACGGAACTTATGGTGCTAAAATTGTAGCTATTGAAAACTTTATTAGTAGCAATGGAAAATACCGTGTTCTAATTGTTCCTAATGAAAAAGAAGAACCTTGGCCGAAAGCCATTAGAGTAGGTTCAGGTGCAAAAACTATTGCTTTATTAGAAAATGTACCTATTTGGTTTGAGTTATGGAGACAAATTAATAGCTTTCCTCCCAACTTTTATCAACCAGATAACAAAGGAGGTGATAAAAAAGCTAAAAAAGAGGAATAA
- a CDS encoding peptidase domain-containing ABC transporter, whose translation MKEKNKLTPWQRFLGLINLEKKDTLQIAYYAIFEGIVALSLPLGVQAIINLLQAAQVSASWIVLVILVTSGVVFSGILKLMQFRIIETIQQRIFTRASIELSYRFPKIKMIELRNYYPPELANRFFDTLTIQKGISKILIDAPSAILQIVFALLLLSFYHPFFIVFGFLVMLLIYVVFKYTAQKGLDTSLKESKNKYKVAHWLQEIARTIISFKLSGKTRLALEKSDILVDNYLKSRESHFKVLVMQYIQMISFKVIITAGLLLIGGFLVLTQQMNIGQFVAAEIIIILIMNSVEKLILGLESFYDVLTSIEKLGEVIDKPIEPQKGSNINKDKPFKIELQDVSYIVNNRQKPVINKISFEINPQDRILIQGSSNSGKSSLIQLISGLIEPTSGNIFVNDLSLKGIFINNYRSNLGLSLSEETPFKGTIRENITFGDSSITDEEIYSIFKVVGLTEFLKQQPKGLDTYLKPEGKLIAYTVAKKIILSRAIIKRPKLLILEDPLDQFEKNEAKKIIDFITNVSQPWSLIIVSRNEHWKEKCNKQITLEKGSITNFKS comes from the coding sequence ATGAAAGAGAAAAATAAACTAACTCCATGGCAGCGATTTCTAGGATTAATAAATCTAGAAAAAAAAGACACCTTACAAATAGCATATTATGCCATTTTTGAAGGAATTGTTGCACTATCATTACCCTTGGGAGTACAAGCCATTATAAACTTGTTACAAGCGGCACAAGTATCAGCTTCCTGGATTGTTTTAGTCATCTTAGTTACTTCTGGCGTTGTTTTTAGTGGAATATTAAAACTAATGCAATTTAGAATTATTGAAACCATACAACAAAGAATTTTTACAAGAGCATCCATAGAGCTTAGTTATCGTTTTCCTAAAATTAAAATGATAGAATTAAGAAACTACTATCCACCTGAACTTGCCAATCGTTTTTTTGATACGCTAACCATTCAAAAAGGTATTTCTAAAATATTGATTGATGCTCCATCAGCCATATTACAAATTGTTTTTGCTTTATTACTATTATCTTTTTATCATCCATTTTTTATTGTTTTTGGATTTTTAGTTATGTTACTAATTTATGTTGTATTTAAATACACAGCACAAAAAGGTTTAGATACTAGTTTAAAAGAATCTAAAAACAAGTATAAAGTTGCTCATTGGTTACAAGAAATAGCTAGAACTATAATAAGTTTCAAATTATCAGGAAAGACAAGGTTAGCCCTTGAAAAAAGCGATATTTTAGTAGATAATTATTTAAAATCTAGAGAAAGTCATTTTAAAGTGCTTGTTATGCAATATATTCAAATGATTAGTTTTAAAGTTATTATTACTGCTGGGTTACTTCTTATAGGTGGTTTTTTGGTTCTTACTCAACAAATGAATATTGGTCAATTTGTTGCTGCAGAAATTATTATAATTTTAATTATGAATTCTGTAGAGAAACTAATACTTGGACTCGAATCTTTTTATGATGTACTTACATCTATAGAAAAGCTTGGGGAAGTTATTGACAAACCTATAGAACCACAAAAAGGCAGTAACATTAATAAAGATAAGCCTTTTAAAATTGAACTTCAAGATGTTTCCTACATTGTAAATAATAGACAAAAACCTGTCATAAATAAAATTTCATTTGAAATTAATCCACAAGATAGAATTTTAATTCAAGGAAGTAGCAACTCAGGAAAATCTAGTTTAATTCAACTTATCTCTGGTTTAATAGAGCCTACTTCTGGTAATATATTTGTAAATGATTTATCTTTAAAGGGCATTTTTATTAATAATTACAGATCTAACTTAGGCTTGTCTCTTTCTGAAGAAACTCCTTTTAAAGGAACTATTAGAGAAAATATAACTTTTGGTGACTCTTCAATAACTGATGAAGAAATATATAGCATCTTTAAAGTTGTGGGATTAACAGAATTTTTAAAGCAGCAACCTAAAGGTTTAGATACTTATTTAAAACCTGAAGGAAAACTTATTGCCTATACTGTAGCAAAAAAAATCATCCTTTCAAGGGCTATTATTAAAAGACCTAAACTACTTATTTTAGAAGACCCTCTAGACCAATTTGAAAAAAATGAAGCTAAGAAAATTATCGATTTTATTACTAATGTTTCTCAACCATGGAGCTTAATTATCGTTAGCCGTAATGAACATTGGAAAGAAAAATGTAATAAACAAATTACCCTTGAAAAAGGCAGTATTACTAACTTTAAATCGTAA